TAACAGTAgtgacggtcttaggagtttgtggcatcaaagcggcgcaccacagcgctaattgggctccttggagcggccactgatactaaCCTACCCCTTAGATAGAagcatcttgtgatttacagtgtcgaagccTTCAACAAAGTCAATGTATGTAGTATGCAATTGCTGGccatttggccacaaagttggtggagtcgagcaggttggaggcagtggacctacgcctACCTTTTCAAGATCTTGGATTAGGAGTGCGATAATGCCCTTTTGAGAATGAGGGAGATGAGAGACCCTTTCCCACAGGTCGTTGAAagtaatggtgagttaaaatgaAAACGAGTGACCATCGTAACGGAAATGGTCGTTGAGTGAGGGAATGAGGTACTCGCCAAGAAGAGGTGTAAAGAAGGGAATGGTAGGATATTCGAGGCAGCCTGCATTCATTAGTGGGGTGCGAAGAGGGGAGAGGAGAGGGAACATAGGctaaggaaaagtagcggcGGAATAAATCACAAGATTGTTCTAGCTAATTAGCAGAGGAGCTCCACTAAGAGTTGGGTAGTTGAAACTGGGAACGCCACTCAGGATATGCCCCCCGTGACCAATAAATTCTTGGCGCAGTAGTTATACCTTCACTTCTGGTTTTGATGATCCCTTAGCTGCAGGTTTCACCACTAGTTCACCAGGGATCTTCTTTACTTATCTACAGCTCCCTTACTACAACAAGCTACGTAATCTCCGAGGGAGAAGCTGGAGAGATATTTGAAGTTAGTTTCCAGTAACTAGAGTGTAGTAATGAGAGAGAGAGTGTAATGAAAGCTGTTCAAGGAATAATAATCCCCACTTTGAATTGTGGAAGGGTTGAATTAAcgagtagaaaaaaaaacagatcaaAGGTGCCAGGCCCTAAATTTATTTCGATCGAAGTTTTCCTTTTAAGAAACGACGTCCATACTCGGCAGTCCATAGTTTTAGTTAGCTGAGTAAGTtttaagaaaatttaaatgtacaaatttaaaaatttcgcCCCGGGCGAGACAAAAAAttattcgtaattttttttttcgatgagCTAAAATTAAGGATATTatttaaaaagagaaaaaaaataacttaaaatataatataaaattaaatatatataatagtttaAATTGAAACGGTAAGTGTTGTTTTTAGCGGATGAGAGAGATTTTTTAAGAGTTTGATTGATGCATGGctattttttccttatcctttcTAGGTAGGACTTCGGAATGAGAGAGGTAAGTGTACAAGGGAAGGATATcctgattttcatgaaatttgacaGATGTttgacacaatttttttttttatgaaactaCTCGTCGgtttgaattcaatttactAATTCATGTCAATTGATTTTTAGCAACCGTGCCGTCCCGATATGAGAAATGGACTTCAGGATCTTTGTTTTGGAGACTCTGCGGTCCAAGCGACTCCAGCAGTGCTTGATGAGAAGGCGCTAGGCCAAGATTCCTGTGAGCCTCAGCAGTATTCAAGGGGTCGGTATGGAAGACCTGGAAGGGGACTACCGGGGCCGGGTAAACCATGGCCCTCATGGAGCAGGGTTTTCCCTTGTGATCCTTATGCTCTGCCATATAGAAATATTTACTATCCAGCTGGACCCTTTGGCCCTCGTATCGAGCTCTGTCCGTATGTCCCCCTCTCACTAGGTCCACGTTTCTGAGATGGATAAGATAATTCAAGTTCCTTGATGGAGGCAATCGATAAATGAAACGAATGTAAACTAGATCTTATTGGAtttgttaaatttttaaaaatatttcagaataatttttatgttttggaTACTTTATATTATAAAACTGTTTAAAGGAACTCCCGGTAGTTTTATTAGGGCTTCCGGAGCCGAAAGACTGCTTTCCAAGTCTAGCAACGTCAATATTTATTGGCTCATTTTTGTGTTGACTGTGTAGGTTGATACAGATCCCTATCCTAATCTACTTCTTGGGGACAGTTTAGGGACTAGACATCTTATTATTGCCGAGCGGTATTCAAACACCGGACTCTGGGTAGTATGTGCAGATTTAGTGGAGTTTAAGAATAAGTGGTTCTGTCGGAAGACTATAGAGTGGAAATGGCGAAGTAAGATTGCAGAAATTTCTTTTCCGTAGTTCGTATACTGCTCCTAAGTTTACTTGATCCCTCTTCGATCGAAAGCGGAAACTCAGAACGTGAGTGTGGGATTTGTAGAATatttcatcaacggtgcaacaaccggtatccggtctaggccttccttaataaggtactccagacacaccccggttttgcgtcgaggtccaccaattcgatattcctaaaagctgtctggcgtcctgacccacgctatcactccatctcaggcagggtctgcctcgtctttttctaccatagatattgcccttccgggctgcatcatccttattgacacggattaagtgaccggcgcACCGTAAACTGTTTGAAGGATATTTGTCGAACCTTAAAGATTGACCCAGGGGAGTTATGTAAGATGTAGCGATTGAGGCTTGCATTAATCGCACTGGATAACAAGATTATGGGGACTCATCAAGGAATGCCGGAGCATTCATCAGAACCAGAATCAGAAACTACCGGAGAAGAGGCTGGGGGAACGGAAAGGGTGAAAAGTATAGATGGAATGACTGTTGAAAGGCACGCAGTCGCTGCGCGAAAAAGGAGTAGACTTCAAAAAGAGAATGTGAAAGCCTGAAGAAGGGTAGTACTCAGAGAAGAAGGGATAGGATGATGATACGCATAGTTCGCAAGCACATATGTAGATGGGACCAACACGGATGAAGTTGCTTtacaaaaacttgaaaaagatGTTATACCTTACCGGGTTTTAAGAATCAGTTGTAAAAAACTCCCACAAAAACCCGGGGACACAAACCGTTATCATCAGTCTGCCAGTGAAGGCCTTTAATCCTTTAATCCTTTATGTCCTTCAATGGGTTTTCATAATTTTGGGGTCAGCCGCTCCCTCAAGACGCGGTCGACAATATACGTAGTACCCGAGAAAACAGAACTTTTGATAGCCGCTcaatgttcatcaatattctcagattACTATAGACGTCCACCATTGGCTAACTTCTCCCCCACTACACACACACCCCACCATTGGCTCACCAAGATATGTAGCTTATCCATTATCGAGCGTCGGCTGGATCAAATAAGCGGTGAATTTTGAACCAGGGAAATCGAAGTTCTTCAATCCTGCGAGAAGTAGCGGACGCAACATTCTAGCGGacgtagtttagtttagtttagtttagtttactggcggaagccgcagctccgagcactcgaaccattgttaggtccattgtagTATCcctgtaaatcgcctattcaatagcttctcgcctacggcgttcgcaggctttagtgaatctgagaacattctccagaggcagacagtgtgcagattcttcattgaagaaaaccttaccaatgtgtcttcgtttgagatctgagaaggccgggcagctgcatataaagtgcagggcgatctcct
The window above is part of the Hermetia illucens chromosome 3, iHerIll2.2.curated.20191125, whole genome shotgun sequence genome. Proteins encoded here:
- the LOC119651747 gene encoding uncharacterized protein LOC119651747, producing the protein MREQPCRPDMRNGLQDLCFGDSAVQATPAVLDEKALGQDSCEPQQYSRGRYGRPGRGLPGPGKPWPSWSRVFPCDPYALPYRNIYYPAGPFGPRIELCPYVPLSLGPRF